In the genome of Aminivibrio pyruvatiphilus, one region contains:
- the cls gene encoding cardiolipin synthase, which translates to MERPGAFSRCRRTKDRCSALKRSKGTGFLLLFLFGFATAFFLFSRWDELTAAGRVLFGEGGSLGGAFRHFPGSLPDLIREYSSAFLWAYGLFIAGIIFLEEKNPDRTIAWLLVLILLPVVGFILYLFFGPDIRGRGYFRRLKRKKRRIRQEGTPPSAGSKGDVMSGAPEQKTSLLLSKSARALLTTGNSVKMLLNGEETFSAITGALSQAGEYIHMEYYAIANDTIGNTIKDILISKAREGVRVNVIFDSVGSWDLGTRYVVALKNAGVRVHSFLPVSFPRLRRELNFRNHRKIVVVDGAVGFMGGLNIGDMYISGDPGMGFWRDTHIELTGPAVSCLDDIFRADWAFCDKKPLAEHPPAPSRAPGGTPVQIAASGPDNNWKSILQGYFSLITNSRKSIWLCTPYFVPGEPLMTALIVAAMSGVDVRVMIPHKTDHALVYWASLSHVEELLKAGVKVYRYEKGFIHSKILIADGSAVSVGTANLDARSLEINFEVQAFIYDASVAADFIRAYENDMVESSQYRLHEWLRRPLRQKVLESAGRLWSSQL; encoded by the coding sequence ATGGAAAGGCCCGGCGCCTTTTCCCGGTGCCGCCGAACGAAAGACAGGTGCTCCGCTCTGAAAAGATCAAAAGGAACGGGATTTCTGCTGCTGTTTCTCTTCGGCTTCGCTACTGCATTTTTCCTCTTTTCCAGGTGGGATGAGCTGACGGCGGCCGGAAGGGTCCTCTTCGGCGAAGGCGGATCCCTGGGCGGTGCCTTCCGTCATTTCCCGGGCAGCCTTCCCGACTTGATCCGTGAGTATTCCTCCGCCTTTCTGTGGGCCTACGGGCTGTTTATCGCGGGAATCATTTTCCTTGAAGAGAAAAACCCCGACAGGACCATTGCCTGGCTTCTTGTCCTCATCCTTCTTCCGGTAGTCGGTTTCATCCTCTACCTCTTCTTCGGCCCCGACATCCGGGGACGGGGCTATTTCCGCAGGCTGAAAAGAAAGAAGCGGCGCATCCGGCAGGAAGGAACGCCCCCGTCCGCCGGAAGCAAAGGGGATGTCATGTCAGGAGCCCCGGAACAAAAAACGTCCCTCCTGCTTTCAAAAAGCGCCAGGGCCCTTCTCACCACGGGGAATTCCGTAAAAATGCTCCTCAACGGTGAGGAAACCTTTTCCGCCATAACAGGCGCCCTCTCACAGGCTGGAGAGTACATCCACATGGAGTATTACGCCATCGCCAACGACACCATCGGAAACACCATAAAGGACATTCTCATCAGTAAAGCCCGGGAAGGCGTACGGGTCAACGTCATCTTCGACAGCGTGGGAAGCTGGGACCTCGGGACGAGGTACGTTGTCGCCCTGAAAAATGCGGGAGTCCGGGTCCACTCCTTTCTCCCCGTGTCATTCCCGCGGCTCCGGAGAGAGCTCAACTTCAGAAATCACAGGAAAATCGTGGTGGTGGACGGCGCCGTCGGCTTCATGGGAGGGCTGAACATAGGGGACATGTACATTTCCGGCGATCCCGGGATGGGCTTCTGGAGAGATACCCATATCGAACTGACCGGGCCTGCCGTTTCCTGCCTTGACGATATTTTCCGGGCTGACTGGGCATTCTGCGACAAAAAACCCCTGGCGGAGCACCCCCCCGCCCCCTCGCGCGCACCCGGGGGAACTCCGGTTCAGATTGCCGCGAGCGGCCCTGACAACAACTGGAAATCAATCCTTCAGGGCTACTTCTCCCTCATCACCAACTCCAGAAAATCCATCTGGCTGTGCACTCCCTATTTCGTGCCGGGAGAGCCCCTGATGACTGCACTCATTGTCGCGGCAATGAGCGGGGTCGATGTTCGGGTCATGATACCCCACAAAACCGACCACGCCCTCGTCTACTGGGCCTCCCTCTCGCACGTGGAGGAACTCCTCAAAGCGGGAGTGAAGGTCTACCGCTACGAAAAAGGGTTCATCCACTCGAAAATCCTCATTGCGGACGGTTCCGCCGTGTCGGTGGGGACAGCGAATCTGGACGCCAGGAGCCTCGAGATAAATTTCGAGGTCCAGGCATTCATCTATGACGCCTCGGTGGCCGCTGATTTCATCCGCGCCTACGAAAACGACATGGTGGAAAGCTCCCAGTACCGGCTTCACGAATGGCTCCGGCGGCCCCTCAGACAGAAGGTGCTTGAATCCGCCGGGCGTCTCTGGTCGTCCCAGCTCTGA
- a CDS encoding DVU_1551 family NTP transferase produces MKPSELSAVILAAGYSSRMGFFKPLAALDGRAALEWAVRSAAEAGIGDIVVVTGFRREETAICAARAGARPVFNPRFSEGMLSSVQTGAASLSSSSRAFFLLPADIPTVRPATVRLLARYASFRGITYPLFRGERGHPPLIGASFIPHILNYSGEGGLKRFLEMREKSAVDLAVADEGVLLDMDEPEDFERMCRRAESIHIPSPAERQALFSIAGTPEEVLAHSVKVASVALRLARALRRGADRELLESACLLHDICRALPEHDAAGKVFLDVCGFSAVAAIASCHMNIPPRAAPEAKLLYLADKLVRGTSLVPLAERKRHALEKFGNDPNARSNIAKRFARARRIARWVEKEAGESIGSILGEGNHTLDGSH; encoded by the coding sequence ATGAAGCCCTCCGAACTTTCCGCCGTCATCCTTGCCGCAGGCTATTCCAGCAGGATGGGCTTCTTCAAACCTCTTGCCGCACTGGACGGACGGGCTGCCCTGGAGTGGGCGGTCCGCTCCGCAGCGGAGGCAGGTATCGGCGACATTGTGGTGGTGACGGGATTCCGCCGGGAGGAAACGGCTATCTGTGCAGCCCGGGCGGGAGCCCGTCCCGTTTTCAATCCGAGGTTTTCCGAGGGGATGCTTTCTTCCGTGCAGACGGGAGCTGCATCCCTTTCGTCTTCCTCCAGGGCCTTCTTTCTTCTCCCCGCCGACATCCCCACCGTCCGTCCGGCCACGGTGCGGCTCCTTGCAAGGTATGCGTCCTTCAGGGGAATTACCTACCCTCTTTTTCGGGGGGAGCGGGGCCATCCCCCCCTTATCGGGGCTTCGTTCATTCCCCACATCCTGAATTATTCAGGCGAGGGAGGGCTGAAACGTTTCCTTGAAATGAGGGAAAAAAGCGCCGTTGACCTTGCCGTTGCCGACGAGGGAGTGCTGCTCGACATGGACGAGCCGGAGGATTTCGAAAGGATGTGCCGGAGGGCGGAGAGCATCCATATTCCTTCTCCCGCTGAACGGCAGGCCCTTTTCTCCATAGCCGGTACTCCGGAAGAGGTTCTGGCTCACTCGGTGAAGGTTGCTTCGGTTGCTCTGCGTCTGGCCCGGGCGCTGCGCAGGGGAGCGGACAGGGAACTGCTCGAGAGCGCCTGCCTTCTGCACGACATCTGCAGGGCACTGCCCGAGCATGACGCCGCGGGAAAGGTTTTCCTCGATGTCTGCGGTTTTTCTGCCGTGGCGGCCATTGCCTCGTGCCATATGAATATTCCTCCCCGGGCAGCCCCTGAGGCGAAACTTCTTTACCTGGCTGACAAGCTGGTCCGGGGAACTTCCCTTGTGCCGCTTGCCGAAAGAAAAAGGCATGCTCTTGAGAAATTCGGGAACGACCCGAATGCACGGTCAAACATAGCGAAACGGTTCGCCCGGGCGAGACGGATTGCCCGCTGGGTCGAAAAAGAGGCAGGGGAAAGCATCGGGAGCATTCTGGGAGAAGGGAATCACACTCTGGACGGCTCACATTGA
- a CDS encoding FAD binding domain-containing protein gives MNMVQWYFPETIDEAASLLGRERTVPHGGGTSLVKSGIGSFAGVVDLTKVPLNYLKTDRGVLEIGANQTFASAAENLSNLYPGCILAEALGSAASTPLRNRITMGGSASLFPLWSDLIGPMAVLEGKIRTEGKNAGTYDLSPWLADRSLQKGTLITSLIFPDPSDWISVYYREVRVGFDYPAFTVSVLARTSGPRIERIRVALSGGTDRALRLTELEKALNGADISKVQSLDIRKMGSVPFGRKPAGSPEYLSEIAAVQVERCVKSALFREEETR, from the coding sequence ATGAATATGGTGCAATGGTATTTCCCGGAGACGATCGACGAAGCGGCATCGCTTCTCGGAAGGGAAAGGACCGTTCCCCACGGAGGCGGAACGAGCCTCGTGAAAAGCGGGATAGGTTCTTTTGCCGGAGTGGTGGATCTTACAAAGGTTCCGCTGAACTATCTGAAAACGGACAGAGGCGTTCTGGAAATCGGAGCGAACCAGACATTTGCGTCTGCGGCCGAGAATCTCTCCAACCTTTATCCCGGCTGCATTCTTGCCGAAGCCCTTGGTTCGGCTGCCTCCACGCCCCTGCGGAACAGGATCACCATGGGGGGCAGCGCGTCCCTTTTTCCGCTGTGGTCTGACCTCATAGGGCCCATGGCCGTCCTGGAGGGAAAAATCCGCACGGAGGGAAAAAACGCCGGCACCTATGATCTCTCCCCGTGGCTTGCGGACAGGTCGCTCCAGAAAGGAACCCTGATCACATCCCTCATTTTCCCCGACCCGTCCGACTGGATATCGGTATATTACCGTGAGGTAAGGGTTGGCTTCGATTACCCGGCCTTTACCGTATCCGTCCTTGCCCGCACCAGCGGTCCCAGGATAGAAAGAATTCGGGTCGCCCTTTCCGGAGGGACCGACAGGGCACTCAGGCTGACGGAGCTTGAGAAGGCGCTGAACGGCGCGGATATCTCGAAAGTACAGTCCCTTGACATCCGGAAGATGGGCTCTGTCCCCTTCGGAAGAAAACCTGCAGGATCCCCCGAGTACCTTTCGGAAATAGCCGCGGTCCAGGTGGAGCGCTGTGTGAAATCAGCCCTTTTCAGGGAGGAGGAAACCCGATGA
- a CDS encoding transglycosylase SLT domain-containing protein, with amino-acid sequence MQRFRSKKDQRNRLKAIETYFMRKNPKVSPKNISHYARLIEDYSAQYNLDPFLVASVMVKESTIKEKAVSKGNYGLMQINWNANRPWIIKTFPIRSKADLIIPSNNVRIGAHILAANIRKCKGDVDKGLDRYRGRSLASYRNSIHSHYLAISQIFRRLQPTT; translated from the coding sequence ATGCAGCGCTTTCGCTCGAAAAAGGACCAGCGCAACAGACTGAAAGCCATCGAGACCTACTTCATGAGGAAAAACCCCAAGGTTTCCCCGAAGAACATCTCCCATTATGCACGGCTCATAGAGGATTATTCCGCCCAGTATAATCTTGATCCCTTCCTCGTGGCCTCCGTCATGGTCAAGGAATCCACCATAAAGGAAAAGGCGGTCAGCAAGGGGAATTACGGTCTCATGCAGATCAACTGGAACGCCAACAGGCCATGGATCATCAAGACCTTTCCGATCCGTTCAAAAGCCGATCTCATCATCCCCTCCAACAATGTCCGCATAGGAGCCCACATACTCGCCGCAAACATCAGGAAATGCAAGGGAGACGTGGACAAGGGGCTGGACAGGTACAGGGGGAGATCCCTCGCTTCCTACAGAAACTCCATCCACAGTCATTATCTTGCCATCTCACAGATATTCAGGCGGCTCCAGCCGACAACGTAA
- a CDS encoding nitroreductase family protein, producing METIRNRRSVRRFRPDQLRREDLDLILEAAIWAPSGHNAQPWHFLVIQDKQKIDEMSEKTISLMSRSPIDWVSKLAGREGYHLFHRAPTVIVVSGKKPGNDLLFPQADCSAAIQNMLLAAESLNIGSCWIGLTGFLFAIPEETEALGIPEDCQPLYSVCFGYKDDAFVPPAPPRKEGKISFYQARKP from the coding sequence ATGGAAACCATCAGAAACAGAAGAAGCGTCAGGAGGTTCCGGCCGGACCAGCTTCGCCGGGAAGACCTCGACCTCATTCTCGAGGCTGCGATCTGGGCTCCCAGCGGCCACAACGCCCAGCCCTGGCATTTCCTCGTCATCCAGGACAAGCAAAAAATCGACGAGATGAGCGAAAAGACCATCAGCCTCATGTCCCGCTCCCCCATCGATTGGGTCAGCAAGCTGGCAGGCAGAGAGGGATACCATCTTTTCCACAGGGCCCCCACGGTGATCGTCGTCTCGGGGAAAAAACCGGGAAACGACCTTCTTTTTCCCCAGGCCGACTGTTCCGCGGCCATACAAAACATGCTCCTCGCCGCGGAATCCCTGAATATCGGGAGCTGCTGGATAGGGCTCACCGGATTTCTCTTCGCGATCCCCGAAGAAACCGAAGCCCTCGGGATTCCGGAAGACTGCCAGCCTCTCTATTCCGTCTGTTTCGGCTACAAGGACGACGCCTTCGTTCCGCCGGCTCCCCCCAGGAAAGAAGGAAAGATCTCCTTCTACCAGGCCCGGAAGCCATAA